A window from Ciconia boyciana chromosome 21, ASM3463844v1, whole genome shotgun sequence encodes these proteins:
- the NCDN gene encoding neurochondrin, with protein MASDSGERNSTLKRCLGVLRDARNDSEQLAALLLVTKAVRAGEVDAKTRRQIFDAIGFTFPNRLLASRQPPAGCPEHTFRALGLTLLACFCTDPELAGHSQILNKIPTFNDILVSPCNPDSTSMIDDVYQCLSAVMATTRGPRELVTKGTVSALCQAYVNCSYGSDRALTLLLGLLAVAEAKCWQRDAPHLLAVLSKLSDDFLKTEDMTKFELCEVLPHFIPMSPPLTQDSQGSECLHRLYKGLANILGSKLSQAQRDPALKLAACLVQACGSEWIPAGSAGSKFLALLVNLACVEVRLTLEEPDPLEVEGKKEVVTACYVLIEMGIQECLREDKPLLEDVQKMQLTRIMEEAFGAVLFYLRQVKQEELQDPFIFASVRILGAWMAEETSSLKQEICELLPFLVHYAKKLFKESSPAASLPQPELVSTEGSGLPQDALRFLLPGFCHLTAEDRPRDILISEGAPALLCEYFLHQWEVLTSEPRSLTPLTSTEMSLQTACGIFLNLVVTAPDLVRRDKTFSSLMDMLLKSLPLLLPQKDHLVLAANIATLGLMMARILAGSALLQGTQSAKEFFRAAIRFLSQAHAAQAEPGSDGLAVAVSPAYASAWADVRELWFLGMQALAGCVPLFPWLPQAILQARWLEDLSELLTRVTPTSVDFELIAAFQGVLVELARANKPCRDVILSHHGGEWANLYGMAALEQCLSEQ; from the exons ATGGCCTCGGACTCCGGGGAGAGAAACTCGACGCTGAAGAGGTGCCTCGGCGTGCTCAGAGACGCGAGAAACGACAGCGAGCAgctggcagccctgctcctg GTGACTAAAGCGGTTAGAGCCGGAGAAGTAGACGCTAAGACCCGTCGCCAGATCTTTGACGCAATTGGATTCACGTTTCCGAATCGCCTGCTCGCCTCCAGGCAACCCCCAGCAGGCTGCCCCGAGCACACCTTCCGGGCACTGGGCCTCACTCTGTTGGCATGTTTCTGCACCGATCCAGAGCTAGCTGGTCACTCCCAGATCCTGAACAAAATCCCAACCTTCAATGACATCCTGGTTTCCCCCTGCAACCCGGACAGCACGTCCATGATCGACGATGTATACCAGTGCCTGAGTGCTGTCATGGCCACTACCAGGGGCCCCAGAGAGCTGGTGACCAAAGGGACGGTGTCTGCCCTGTGCCAGGCCTACGTGAATTGCAGTTATGGCTCTGACCGTGCTTTGACGCTGCTCTTGGGGCTGTTGGCCGTAGCAGAGGCAAAGTGCTGGCAGAGAGACGCTCCACACCTCCTGGCCGTGCTGAGCAAGCTCTCCGATGATTTTCTCAAGACTGAAGACATGACCAAATTTGAGTTGTGTGAGGTTCTGCCACACTTCATCCCCATGTCACCACCCCTCACACAGGACTCGCAGGGCTCCGAGTGCCTCCATAGGCTTTACAAAGGGCTGGCTAACATCCTGGGCAGTAAACTCAGCCAGGCGCAGCGGGACCCTGCTCTGAAGCTTGCTGCCTGCCTCGTACAGGCCTGTGGGTCAGAGTGGATCCCAGCAGGGAGTGCTGGAAGCAAGTTCCTGGCCTTGCTGGTGAACTTGGCTTGTGTGGAGGTCCGTCTGACCCTAGAGGAGCCAGATCCCTtggaggtggaggggaagaaagaagtggTAACAGCCTGCTATGTCCTTATCGAGATGGGGATCCAGGAGTGCCTGAGAGAAGACAAACCGCTGCTAGAAGACGTGCAGAAAATGCAGCTCACGAGAATCATGGAGGAGGCATTTGGAGCTGTACTGTTCTACTTGAGACAG GTTAAACAGGAGGAGCTACAAGATCCTTTCATATTTGCTTCCGTTCGAATCCTTGGAGCCTGGATGGCAGAAGAGACATCCTCCCTCAAGCAGGAAATCTGTGAGCTCTTGCCTTTCCTTGTTCATTATGCCAAGAAGCTTTTCAAAGAGAGCAGCCCAGCTGCGAGTCTTCCCCAGCCAGAGCTGGTCAGCACCGAGGGCTCTGGCTTACCCCAGGATGCTCTGAG aTTTCTGCTACCTGGCTTTTGCCATTTAACAGCAGAGGACAGGCCCCGGGACATCCTTATCTCAGAAGGGgcaccagcactgctgtgtgAGTACTTCCTCCATCAGTGGGAGGTGCTGACCTCCGAGCCCAGGTCCCTGACTCCGCTGACAAGCACTGAAATGAGTCTACAGACTGCGTGTGGGATTTTCCTTAACCTGGTCGTGACAGCACCGGACCTTGTCAG GCGAGACAAAACCTTTTCCTCCTTGATGGACATGTTGCTGAAGTCTCTTCCGCTTCTGCTGCCCCAGAAAGATCACCTGGTTCTGGCAGCCAACATTGCCACTCTGGGCCTGATGATGGCCAGGATCCTTGCAGGTTCAGCAC ttcttcaggGGACCCAGTCTGCCAAGGAGTTTTTCAGAGCCGCCATTCGCTTCCTATCCCAGGCCCACGCCGCCCAAGCAGAGCCCGGCAGCGACGGCTTGGCCGTGGCCGTGTCGCCTGCCTACGCGAGTGCCTGGGCTGACGTCCGTGAGCTCTGGTTCCTGGGGATGCAGGCCCTGGCCGGCTGTGTGCCGCTTTTCCCCTGGCTGCCGCAAGCCATTCTCCAGGCGCGGTGGCTGGAAGACCTCTCGGAGTTACTGACCCGCGTCACTCCAACCTCGGTGGATTTTGAACTCATCGCTGCTTTCCAGGGCGTGTTGGTAGAGCTGGCCAGAGCCAACAAGCCGTGCAGGGACGTGATCCTGTCACACCACGGCGGGGAGTGGGCCAACCTTTACGGTATGGCAGCTTTGGAACAGTGTCTGTCTGAGCAGTGA